The proteins below are encoded in one region of Sedimentibacter sp. zth1:
- a CDS encoding acyl-[acyl-carrier-protein] thioesterase, with protein sequence MTKLVSWFDGEVYNKEIELSFHDCDFKKRIKIATVMALASDTAGKDYTARGITHAKMLEIKQVMLLARYHIHFNKIPKVDEILTIKTWEKGIKDGFVLRDYEFIDSSNEISITTSSTWFIINHETRKIVRPKAFHGKVIGNSDKDIGCEPCHRLQIDEEKLLSLGKHIVNFSELDGNGHLNNANYGNIIFDVMMDNFPNKEFKDFYINYIKEAKAGEVISIFSYEDNNKIYIVGKIETETCFMCLLA encoded by the coding sequence ATGACAAAATTAGTGTCTTGGTTTGACGGTGAAGTATATAATAAAGAGATAGAATTAAGTTTTCATGATTGCGATTTTAAAAAGAGAATTAAGATAGCAACTGTTATGGCATTAGCTTCTGATACTGCGGGTAAAGATTACACAGCTAGAGGAATAACTCATGCAAAAATGCTAGAAATTAAGCAAGTTATGTTACTTGCTAGGTATCACATACATTTTAACAAAATACCTAAAGTAGATGAAATTTTAACAATTAAAACTTGGGAAAAAGGAATTAAGGATGGTTTTGTACTTAGGGATTATGAATTTATTGATTCAAGTAATGAAATTAGTATTACTACTTCAAGCACATGGTTTATAATTAATCATGAAACAAGGAAAATAGTAAGACCTAAAGCATTTCATGGTAAAGTTATAGGCAATAGCGATAAAGATATTGGTTGCGAGCCTTGTCATAGATTACAAATTGATGAAGAAAAGCTATTATCTTTAGGAAAACATATTGTAAATTTTTCAGAGCTTGATGGTAATGGTCATTTAAACAATGCTAATTATGGAAACATTATTTTTGATGTTATGATGGATAATTTTCCTAACAAAGAATTTAAAGATTTTTATATTAATTATATAAAAGAAGCTAAAGCAGGTGAAGTAATTTCTATATTTAGCTATGAGGATAATAATAAAATTTATATTGTTGGTAAAATAGAAACTGAAACTTGTTTTATGTGTTTGCTTGCTTGA